A stretch of the Archangium violaceum genome encodes the following:
- a CDS encoding carboxypeptidase-like regulatory domain-containing protein, producing the protein MLQARQRFLFLGLVLLASCDGGLRVKRDGNPCTDNLVTLRVEVVDAAGGTVRDAIVTATNVDSGRTITSTTGEKGVTTAVNEDIGEGTVRLTATAGSKVSAPAEVTWTCDECHCNPTPDAVQLQLNP; encoded by the coding sequence GCTCCAGGCACGCCAGCGGTTCCTCTTTCTGGGCCTCGTGCTCCTCGCCTCGTGTGACGGGGGCCTGCGGGTGAAGCGCGACGGAAATCCCTGCACCGACAACCTCGTCACGCTGCGGGTCGAGGTGGTGGACGCGGCGGGCGGTACGGTCCGCGACGCCATCGTCACGGCCACCAACGTGGACTCCGGACGCACCATCACCAGCACCACGGGTGAGAAGGGCGTCACCACGGCGGTGAACGAGGACATCGGCGAAGGCACCGTGCGGCTGACGGCCACCGCCGGCTCCAAGGTGAGCGCCCCGGCCGAGGTCACCTGGACGTGCGACGAGTGCCACTGCAACCCCACTCCCGACGCCGTCCAGCTCCAGCTCAACCCGTAG
- a CDS encoding ribonuclease HII, whose product MSSVEDLLRCSLVELTERFVTQARSVPAGLLEALEADPRQGAKSLARRIRGRQGKNRAEGQRLRHLLRFETELWEQGHTHVAGVDEAGRGPLAGPVVAAAAILPKGWRLEGLDDSKKIADEARRDELAEAIKRGAVAWAVGHADAEEIDRLNIRRASLLAMHRAVQGLGIQPDYVLLDAFTIPECTLPQRGIIRGDALSLSIAAASVLAKTTRDRWMKELDAQYPGYGLAEHKGYPTASHVQAIREKGVLPIHRRSFAPVREALGVSDPRPAGSIQGELFTRNG is encoded by the coding sequence ATGTCGAGTGTGGAAGACCTCCTCCGTTGCTCCCTCGTGGAGCTGACCGAGCGCTTCGTTACCCAGGCCCGCTCCGTGCCGGCGGGCCTCCTGGAGGCGCTGGAGGCGGATCCCCGCCAGGGTGCGAAGTCGCTCGCGCGCCGCATCCGGGGCCGACAGGGGAAGAACCGGGCCGAGGGCCAGCGCCTGCGCCACCTGCTGCGCTTCGAGACGGAGCTGTGGGAGCAGGGCCACACGCACGTGGCCGGGGTGGACGAGGCAGGCAGGGGCCCGCTCGCGGGCCCGGTGGTCGCCGCGGCGGCCATCCTCCCGAAGGGCTGGCGGCTGGAGGGGCTGGACGACTCGAAGAAGATCGCCGACGAGGCGCGCCGGGACGAGCTGGCCGAGGCCATCAAACGCGGCGCGGTGGCCTGGGCGGTGGGCCACGCGGACGCGGAGGAGATCGATCGGCTCAACATCCGCCGGGCGAGCCTGCTGGCCATGCACCGGGCGGTACAGGGGCTGGGCATCCAACCGGACTACGTGCTGCTGGACGCCTTCACGATTCCCGAGTGCACCCTGCCCCAGCGCGGCATCATCAGGGGAGACGCGCTCTCGCTGAGCATCGCCGCGGCGTCGGTGCTGGCGAAGACGACGAGGGACAGGTGGATGAAGGAGTTGGACGCCCAATACCCGGGCTACGGCCTGGCCGAGCACAAGGGCTACCCCACGGCCTCGCACGTGCAGGCCATCCGGGAGAAGGGGGTGCTGCCCATCCACCGCCGCAGCTTCGCGCCGGTGAGAGAGGCCCTCGGAGTGAGCGATCCACGACCCGCGGGGTCCATTCAGGGAGAGCTCTTCACGAGGAACGGGTAA